In a single window of the Dehalococcoidia bacterium genome:
- the mscL gene encoding large conductance mechanosensitive channel protein MscL, translating into MLQEFRKFIARGNVMDMAVGVIIGAAFGKIVSSLVNDIIMAPIGLVLNRVHFANLFIPLSGERYATLADAKAAGAATINYGVFLTTIMEFLIVAFAVFILVRQVNRWMDEKSAPAASTTRECPYCLSRIALKATRCPQCTSQVAV; encoded by the coding sequence ATGCTGCAAGAGTTCCGCAAGTTCATAGCCCGCGGCAACGTCATGGACATGGCCGTCGGCGTCATCATCGGCGCGGCGTTCGGCAAGATCGTTTCGTCGCTAGTCAATGACATCATCATGGCGCCCATCGGCCTCGTCCTGAACCGCGTCCACTTCGCGAACCTGTTCATCCCCCTCTCGGGCGAGAGGTACGCGACGCTCGCGGACGCGAAGGCGGCGGGCGCTGCCACCATCAACTACGGCGTCTTCCTCACGACCATCATGGAGTTCCTCATTGTCGCCTTCGCGGTCTTCATTCTGGTGCGACAGGTGAACCGGTGGATGGATGAGAAGAGCGCTCCCGCAGCGTCGACAACGCGGGAGTGCCCGTACTGCCTCTCGCGGATAGCCCTCAAGGCGACGCGCTGCCCGCAGTGCACATCGCAGGTGGCGGTATGA
- a CDS encoding DUF4145 domain-containing protein, producing the protein MHTQRYLGESYSVDGNLIGDDTPSAYYVVVCETCGEILVYHAEFEFVSEAEFAAATLLWPDPGILHGSVPQVVAGCYAEAQRIKHSAPNAFATQIRRALEAVCDDRKAKKGNLQKRLLDMANKGEIPPVLSKMTDVLRVLGNAGAHNITKGVKSIQVRGIEEFFRAVVEYVYVAPSKLKEFEETMRFLDAKDTSK; encoded by the coding sequence GTGCATACCCAACGTTATCTCGGCGAAAGCTATTCAGTAGATGGCAATTTGATTGGCGATGATACCCCTAGCGCGTACTATGTGGTTGTTTGCGAAACGTGCGGCGAGATCCTTGTATACCACGCGGAATTCGAATTCGTTAGCGAGGCCGAATTTGCCGCCGCGACTCTACTTTGGCCGGATCCCGGAATTCTCCACGGGTCCGTTCCGCAGGTTGTTGCTGGATGCTATGCCGAAGCGCAAAGGATAAAACACTCGGCTCCCAATGCTTTCGCCACGCAGATACGACGGGCATTAGAGGCTGTTTGCGATGACCGCAAAGCGAAGAAGGGAAACCTGCAAAAGCGTCTTCTTGATATGGCAAATAAGGGTGAGATCCCTCCGGTCTTGTCAAAAATGACGGATGTGCTTCGGGTTCTTGGCAATGCTGGTGCGCACAACATCACCAAAGGCGTCAAGTCCATCCAAGTGCGTGGCATAGAAGAATTTTTCCGCGCAGTAGTGGAGTACGTGTACGTGGCTCCAAGTAAGCTCAAGGAATTTGAAGAAACCATGCGTTTCCTTGATGCGAAGGACACAAGCAAATAG
- a CDS encoding LLM class flavin-dependent oxidoreductase, with amino-acid sequence MSVNFKISFAGRDELADWLEYVDIADASGFWGLGVGDSQSIYLDTYVRCTLAAVRTRNLLIGPWVTNPLTRHPAVTASAIVSVDQVSGGRAYLGIGSGDSAVLNADMKPSRMAYLEEYVRAVKDLMAHGKAEWQGRHVALSYAKRSVPVYVASSGPKTARLAGRVGDGAICAGVISPEAVRETLEQVRAGAREAGRKPDDVDVWWGVMANLAEDDATALNELKSSLVTRAHHVFRYTTEGMHLPPEFAPAMQRIQREYQPLLHGALGTPTHARLADDPGVADYLARSFSLCGSPETFVRRAREMQAMGVTQISLQVRGTDRRRFLRLWNERVRPQLA; translated from the coding sequence ATGAGCGTGAACTTCAAGATATCGTTCGCCGGCAGGGACGAGCTGGCGGACTGGCTCGAGTACGTGGACATCGCCGATGCGTCCGGGTTCTGGGGCCTCGGCGTCGGCGACTCGCAGTCCATCTATCTGGACACCTACGTCCGCTGCACTCTGGCCGCCGTGCGCACGCGCAACCTCCTCATCGGCCCCTGGGTCACGAACCCCCTCACGCGCCATCCCGCGGTCACCGCCTCCGCCATCGTCAGCGTTGACCAGGTGTCCGGCGGCAGGGCGTACTTGGGCATAGGGAGCGGCGACAGCGCGGTGCTCAACGCCGACATGAAGCCGTCGCGGATGGCGTACCTTGAGGAGTACGTGAGGGCGGTCAAGGACCTCATGGCGCATGGGAAAGCGGAGTGGCAGGGGCGGCATGTCGCGCTGTCGTACGCGAAGCGCAGCGTGCCCGTGTACGTCGCGTCGTCCGGGCCGAAGACCGCGCGCCTGGCGGGACGCGTCGGCGACGGCGCTATCTGCGCCGGGGTCATCTCGCCGGAGGCGGTCAGGGAGACGCTGGAGCAGGTCCGCGCGGGGGCGCGGGAAGCGGGACGCAAGCCGGACGACGTTGACGTATGGTGGGGAGTCATGGCGAATCTGGCGGAGGACGACGCCACCGCCCTGAACGAGCTGAAGTCGTCGCTGGTCACGCGCGCCCACCACGTCTTCCGCTACACCACCGAGGGGATGCACCTGCCGCCGGAGTTCGCGCCCGCGATGCAGCGCATCCAGCGGGAGTATCAGCCGCTGCTGCACGGCGCGCTCGGCACGCCGACGCACGCGCGCCTGGCCGACGATCCGGGCGTGGCGGACTACCTCGCGCGGTCGTTCTCCCTCTGCGGCTCGCCGGAGACGTTCGTCCGCAGAGCGCGGGAGATGCAGGCGATGGGCGTGACGCAGATATCGCTGCAGGTGCGCGGGACCGACCGGCGCCGCTTCCTGCGGCTGTGGAACGAGCGGGTGCGGCCTCAACTTGCGTAA
- a CDS encoding enoyl-CoA hydratase/isomerase family protein, whose amino-acid sequence MDYQSIKFEKPEPHIALITMNRPQALNSITDAMMDELRAAVDEIQADDDIHVYIFTGSPRPDGRPCFCAGADLKERDKRTYVFGLKANDLLNTIEDMLKPSIAAIDGTCTGGGIELAMSCDLRVCAETAEVSDLHLRNLGAGLGGWGASTRLPRLVGLQRAKQMILTARVLNGKDAERYGFAVEATPPGKAVEGAMEMARKIAQMRPHGVKMTLAHLDRAFNMEFYEGLRYATNVRTLVGPGPDAKEGYKAFVEGRKPDWKG is encoded by the coding sequence GTGGACTACCAGAGCATCAAGTTCGAGAAGCCGGAGCCGCACATCGCACTCATCACCATGAACCGCCCGCAGGCCCTGAACTCCATCACCGACGCGATGATGGACGAGTTGCGCGCCGCCGTGGACGAGATTCAGGCGGACGACGACATCCACGTCTATATCTTCACGGGCAGTCCCCGGCCCGACGGTCGTCCGTGCTTCTGCGCGGGCGCCGACCTCAAGGAGCGCGACAAGCGCACGTACGTGTTCGGGCTGAAGGCCAACGATTTGCTGAACACCATCGAGGACATGCTGAAGCCGTCCATCGCGGCCATTGACGGCACGTGCACGGGCGGCGGCATCGAGCTGGCCATGTCGTGCGACTTGCGGGTGTGCGCGGAGACGGCGGAGGTCAGCGACCTGCACCTGCGGAACCTGGGCGCAGGACTGGGCGGCTGGGGCGCGTCCACGCGGCTGCCCCGGCTTGTCGGGCTACAGCGCGCGAAGCAGATGATTCTGACGGCCCGCGTGCTGAACGGCAAGGACGCGGAGCGCTACGGGTTCGCGGTGGAGGCGACGCCGCCCGGCAAGGCGGTCGAGGGGGCGATGGAGATGGCGCGGAAGATCGCGCAGATGCGGCCGCACGGTGTGAAGATGACGCTGGCGCACCTGGACAGGGCGTTCAACATGGAGTTCTACGAGGGGCTGCGCTACGCGACGAACGTGCGGACGCTCGTGGGCCCGGGGCCGGACGCGAAGGAAGGCTACAAGGCGTTCGTGGAGGGCCGCAAGCCGGACTGGAAGGGGTAA
- the cbiE gene encoding precorrin-6y C5,15-methyltransferase (decarboxylating) subunit CbiE, with product MSKVVILGVGPGDPDYMTLRGVDIVTQAEVVAGFKTVLATVDKWVTGERLVMDYKNQEEMLARVGAAFRLGKRCVVCAAGDPSVSARELVERVRRACGEVEVMPGISSIQVAAALSGVPVEQSLFVTLHKRASIGDDVAELAAALKENRRHVIALPRPFDLMPADIARLLVAAGVAPTRVVRVFEELTRPGQRERGFTLAELAREKAPFSDLSVLVFPV from the coding sequence ATGTCGAAAGTTGTCATTCTGGGCGTAGGCCCTGGCGACCCCGACTACATGACGCTCCGTGGCGTGGACATCGTCACCCAGGCGGAGGTCGTCGCCGGGTTCAAGACGGTGCTCGCCACCGTGGACAAGTGGGTCACAGGTGAGCGCCTCGTCATGGACTACAAGAACCAGGAAGAGATGCTCGCGCGGGTGGGAGCGGCATTCCGTCTGGGCAAGCGGTGCGTCGTCTGCGCCGCGGGCGACCCCTCGGTCTCGGCGCGGGAACTGGTGGAGCGCGTCCGGCGCGCCTGCGGCGAGGTCGAGGTCATGCCGGGCATCAGCTCCATCCAGGTGGCCGCCGCGCTGTCGGGCGTGCCTGTTGAGCAGAGCCTGTTTGTGACGCTGCACAAGCGCGCGTCCATCGGCGACGACGTGGCGGAGCTGGCCGCCGCGCTCAAGGAGAACAGGCGCCACGTCATCGCGCTGCCGCGTCCGTTCGACCTGATGCCTGCGGACATCGCGCGGCTGCTGGTCGCCGCGGGCGTGGCCCCCACGCGCGTCGTGCGCGTCTTCGAGGAGCTGACCCGTCCGGGCCAGCGCGAGCGCGGGTTCACCCTCGCGGAGCTTGCGCGCGAGAAGGCCCCGTTCAGCGACCTGTCCGTGCTGGTCTTCCCCGTGTAG
- a CDS encoding amidohydrolase family protein, which yields MLYLRGFGWLVVGIALGLMAGGVSAYLVATATAQPQLDSLQAQLAQARAELARTRKDLDSAREAQSRAEASQRQVQSLQADLNKADAALTSARGALKVARKELTCCFDIATASIYNFVDIKPYTGKLYDAHHSYLGPEFASLDGYPKALDAAGIDKVVLLWGPGAAPLPLAVAGRYPDRFIPFSTWSFAVRDYPAVYRPIEEVRQELTSRVFRGIGEVITRGDSTVKGQPGPLTANVPPDDQRLLEVMDMAAELRAPIMVSAGHVFSDELEHMVAHNPRAFVIWSHAGEPRDQYPVLGHTTTSKIEQLLVKYPNLYMDLSGGLLLLPPSAPDSLVNPDGTVREAWKVLFQQFPSRFVAGVDVGPDPAQVKQAVTYLRFVLGQLPPVVAEAIAYKNIEVIIPK from the coding sequence ATGTTATATTTGCGTGGATTCGGATGGCTCGTGGTGGGGATCGCCCTTGGCCTGATGGCGGGAGGCGTGTCGGCGTATCTCGTTGCGACCGCGACGGCCCAGCCGCAACTGGACAGCCTGCAGGCCCAGCTTGCCCAGGCGAGGGCCGAGCTTGCGCGGACGCGGAAAGACCTTGACTCCGCGCGGGAGGCCCAGTCCCGCGCCGAGGCCTCGCAGCGCCAGGTCCAGTCGCTCCAGGCCGACCTGAACAAAGCGGACGCCGCGCTCACCTCCGCGCGCGGTGCGCTCAAGGTGGCGCGGAAGGAGCTGACCTGCTGCTTTGACATCGCCACGGCGTCCATCTACAACTTCGTGGACATCAAGCCGTACACGGGCAAGCTGTATGACGCGCACCACTCCTACCTTGGCCCTGAGTTCGCCAGCCTGGACGGCTACCCCAAGGCGCTGGACGCGGCGGGCATTGACAAGGTGGTGCTCCTGTGGGGCCCGGGCGCCGCGCCCCTGCCGCTCGCGGTGGCGGGCCGCTACCCGGACCGTTTCATCCCCTTCTCCACGTGGAGCTTTGCGGTGCGCGACTATCCCGCCGTGTACCGGCCCATCGAGGAGGTGCGCCAGGAGCTGACGTCGCGCGTGTTCCGGGGCATCGGCGAGGTTATCACGCGCGGCGATTCGACGGTCAAGGGGCAGCCGGGGCCTCTGACCGCCAATGTGCCGCCCGACGACCAGCGTCTGCTCGAAGTGATGGACATGGCCGCCGAGTTGCGGGCGCCCATCATGGTGAGCGCCGGCCATGTCTTCAGCGACGAACTGGAGCACATGGTGGCGCACAATCCCCGCGCGTTCGTCATCTGGTCCCACGCGGGCGAGCCTCGGGACCAGTACCCCGTCCTGGGCCACACCACCACGTCCAAGATTGAGCAGTTGCTCGTTAAATACCCGAACCTCTACATGGACCTGTCGGGAGGTCTGCTCCTGTTGCCGCCCTCGGCGCCGGACTCGCTGGTCAATCCGGACGGCACTGTCCGCGAGGCGTGGAAGGTCCTGTTCCAGCAGTTCCCCAGTCGTTTCGTGGCGGGCGTGGACGTGGGACCCGACCCCGCGCAGGTCAAGCAGGCGGTGACATACCTCCGCTTTGTGCTGGGCCAGCTTCCTCCCGTGGTGGCGGAGGCCATCGCCTACAAGAACATCGAAGTCATTATTCCCAAGTAG
- a CDS encoding nodulation protein NfeD, giving the protein MNAHSLSALRRIFTILLLLAGVASLAVDVARAAAPTIRVLQIKGTINPVTAGYLVRGIQQAEEDRAGVVLIEVDTPGGLDTSMREMVQAIVNSRVPVVTYVAPAGARAASAGMFIVMAGHIAAMAPNTAIGAAHPVNLGGGEQSSQDRVSANKAEADAAAYARSIAELRGRNKEWAEGAVRLTDTAKGSATADEALKLNVIDLVATNRDDLLDKLEGRNVRLLTGEATLQTRLAPQEVVEMSLFESFLFAISNPNVAFILLSLATIGIFFELANPGAILPGVVGGVFLLLALYSLGTLDVNWTGLLLIAFAFLLFLAEVFVTSHGILAVGGVISFALGAMLLFSASPLFALDLRVLGIVLAALIAYFAFVTVMVRKAHLLRVTVGGAETLVGRTATARTDLSPEGYVFIEGERWLARAEGAPVKEGDTVTISKVKGMKLWVMAARKEEEENA; this is encoded by the coding sequence ATGAATGCGCATAGCCTCTCCGCCCTTCGTCGCATCTTCACCATCCTTCTTCTGCTCGCAGGCGTTGCTTCGCTGGCCGTAGACGTCGCGCGAGCGGCGGCGCCGACCATCCGCGTGCTGCAAATCAAAGGCACCATTAATCCGGTAACCGCGGGTTACCTTGTCCGCGGCATCCAGCAGGCCGAGGAGGACCGCGCGGGCGTTGTCCTCATTGAGGTGGACACGCCGGGCGGCTTGGACACGTCCATGCGCGAGATGGTCCAGGCCATTGTGAACTCCCGCGTGCCCGTGGTCACCTATGTTGCCCCCGCGGGAGCGCGGGCCGCCTCCGCAGGCATGTTCATCGTCATGGCGGGGCACATAGCGGCCATGGCGCCCAACACGGCCATCGGCGCGGCGCACCCGGTGAACCTGGGAGGCGGCGAGCAGTCCAGCCAGGACAGAGTGTCCGCGAACAAGGCTGAAGCAGACGCGGCCGCCTACGCCCGGAGCATCGCCGAGTTGCGCGGCAGAAACAAGGAATGGGCGGAGGGCGCCGTGCGCCTCACGGACACGGCGAAAGGCTCCGCGACCGCCGACGAGGCGCTCAAGCTCAACGTCATAGACCTGGTGGCCACGAACCGCGACGACCTTCTGGATAAGCTGGAGGGGCGCAATGTCCGCCTGCTGACCGGAGAGGCGACCCTTCAGACACGCCTGGCGCCGCAAGAGGTCGTTGAGATGTCGCTCTTCGAAAGCTTCCTTTTCGCCATCAGCAACCCCAACGTGGCGTTCATCCTCCTGTCGCTGGCGACCATCGGCATCTTCTTCGAGCTTGCCAATCCCGGCGCCATTCTGCCCGGCGTGGTCGGCGGCGTCTTTCTCCTCCTGGCGCTCTACTCCCTGGGCACGCTGGACGTCAACTGGACGGGCCTGCTCCTGATCGCGTTCGCCTTCCTGCTGTTCCTGGCCGAGGTTTTTGTGACCAGCCACGGCATCCTGGCGGTGGGCGGCGTCATCTCATTTGCCCTCGGGGCCATGCTCCTGTTCTCCGCCAGCCCCCTCTTCGCCCTCGACCTGCGGGTGTTGGGAATAGTCCTCGCGGCGCTGATCGCGTACTTCGCGTTCGTCACCGTCATGGTGCGCAAGGCGCACCTCCTGCGCGTAACGGTGGGAGGCGCGGAGACTCTGGTGGGACGGACCGCGACAGCACGGACGGACCTCAGCCCCGAAGGCTACGTGTTCATTGAAGGGGAGCGATGGCTGGCCCGCGCCGAGGGAGCGCCTGTCAAGGAAGGCGACACGGTGACGATCTCCAAGGTGAAAGGCATGAAGCTGTGGGTCATGGCGGCCCGCAAGGAAGAAGAGGAAAACGCATGA
- a CDS encoding slipin family protein codes for MNVITLIVALGILLLLLLIIVPSTVRIVQEYERGVMFRLGRLLGPRGPGVIVMIPFVERMQKVDLRIITLNVPAQECITKDNVTVRVNAVVYFRVVDPNAAVVKVVDHIQATSLMSQTTLRSVLGQSDMDELLTQRERINQRLQRIIDEQTEPWGVKVSQVEVKDMELPQGMQRAMARQAEAERERRAKIIHAEGEAQAAERLAQAAQLMSVHPASLQLRYLQTLAEISTEKSTIVVFPLPVDLLQGFLKTVPSSPPTPPAKTS; via the coding sequence ATGAATGTCATCACGCTCATCGTTGCCCTGGGCATTCTGCTCCTGCTGCTGCTCATCATTGTCCCTTCGACTGTCCGTATCGTCCAGGAGTATGAGCGGGGCGTCATGTTCCGGCTGGGCAGGTTGCTTGGCCCGCGAGGCCCGGGCGTCATCGTGATGATTCCCTTCGTTGAGCGTATGCAGAAGGTGGACCTGCGTATCATCACGCTGAACGTGCCCGCGCAGGAGTGCATCACCAAGGACAACGTCACGGTGCGGGTCAACGCCGTCGTGTACTTCCGCGTTGTGGACCCGAACGCCGCCGTGGTCAAGGTCGTGGACCATATTCAGGCCACATCGCTCATGTCCCAGACGACCCTGCGGAGCGTCCTGGGCCAGTCTGACATGGATGAGCTCCTGACCCAGCGGGAGCGCATCAACCAGCGGCTCCAGCGCATTATTGACGAGCAGACCGAGCCATGGGGAGTCAAGGTGAGCCAGGTCGAAGTCAAAGACATGGAGTTGCCCCAGGGGATGCAGCGGGCGATGGCGCGTCAGGCGGAGGCCGAGCGCGAGCGCCGGGCCAAGATCATCCACGCCGAGGGCGAGGCCCAGGCGGCGGAGCGGCTCGCCCAGGCGGCGCAGCTCATGTCCGTACATCCCGCATCACTGCAGCTCCGCTACCTGCAGACCCTGGCGGAGATATCCACCGAGAAGTCCACCATCGTGGTCTTCCCGCTGCCCGTGGACCTGCTGCAGGGGTTCCTGAAGACAGTACCTAGCAGTCCGCCGACCCCGCCAGCCAAGACCAGCTAG